From bacterium, the proteins below share one genomic window:
- a CDS encoding class I SAM-dependent methyltransferase, translated as MTEGIDLGGKRVLDIGFGAGAMSYYAWKAGAASVLGMDIDRDLRIEAEKLKEHYFPEAPISFGVFQASRIPGQYNVIFASALFHWLEDVDITLRRMARILHPDGVFSLDVWVTDSDMRSPAIYSPRPGHAGRVHYCGIADGRTRRGWAVRACPKRCVN; from the coding sequence ATGACCGAGGGTATCGACTTGGGTGGGAAGCGTGTGCTGGATATCGGATTTGGGGCGGGCGCGATGTCTTACTATGCCTGGAAGGCCGGCGCCGCATCAGTTCTTGGAATGGACATAGACCGAGACCTCAGAATAGAGGCGGAAAAGCTCAAGGAACATTACTTCCCTGAAGCCCCCATTAGTTTCGGGGTTTTTCAGGCGTCACGCATTCCAGGCCAATATAACGTGATATTCGCGTCGGCATTGTTCCATTGGCTTGAGGACGTTGACATTACGTTGAGGCGGATGGCAAGAATTCTTCACCCTGATGGGGTGTTCTCTCTGGACGTTTGGGTTACGGACTCCGATATGCGCAGTCCTGCGATCTATAGCCCGCGTCCCGGCCACGCTGGCCGGGTTCATTATTGCGGAATCGCGGACGGGAGAACTCGTCGAGGTTGGGCTGTGAGAGCTTGCCCCAAAAGGTGTGTGAATTAG
- a CDS encoding glycosyltransferase family 2 protein: protein MATLEMDIEANDIASSRGQAVGKAVAEFLRPRNKVAVIVLGYNGANVIGPCLESLFKSSYQDIEVIVVDNGSSDGTAEVVRDKFPAARLISTGKNLGFAGGCNVGLRYLSDKSDISDRYDIVILLNDDTTIEPDAIDEIVQFAASDRDIGIIGCKILYPDGKTIQHAGAAVLPNGLTRHYGYGEPDNGQFDRVFDVAYVTGAAIAIKREVLNKLGLLDAGYFPAYFEEAEFCERARRLGFRVVYLPRAVVRHYESHASVKGSFSFFARYHCGRLRYVLKNFTARRLIGFVKEEVRWLHKAGFREQGKPLMLAYLKTLLKLPMILWARRRDWVPERINLRIIKSAINFSESAFYNRLEGFSPILSWHGSRVRAVSDEGRFRLAMSAGERKLCLRVAASEQAGKPVLLKVWADKKLLGEVEVGDYMQSLRFQLPKSNGGESLDGSEVIWVTLKPVAACGSRGSDRPKVVIKSAWVE, encoded by the coding sequence TTGGCAACACTGGAGATGGATATCGAGGCGAATGATATAGCGAGCTCCCGTGGTCAGGCCGTTGGCAAAGCCGTTGCTGAGTTTTTAAGGCCCAGGAATAAGGTTGCGGTAATCGTTCTCGGCTATAACGGCGCTAATGTCATCGGACCTTGCCTGGAGTCCCTTTTCAAGAGCAGTTATCAGGACATCGAGGTTATCGTAGTAGATAATGGGTCTAGCGATGGCACGGCGGAGGTCGTCCGCGATAAGTTCCCTGCGGCCAGATTGATAAGCACCGGCAAGAATCTCGGCTTTGCGGGAGGGTGCAACGTTGGACTAAGATATTTGTCTGACAAGTCCGACATATCGGACCGATATGACATCGTCATTCTCCTGAACGATGACACGACCATTGAGCCTGATGCGATTGATGAGATAGTGCAGTTTGCCGCTTCCGATCGCGATATAGGGATCATTGGTTGTAAGATATTGTATCCGGATGGGAAGACGATACAACATGCAGGCGCTGCTGTGCTCCCGAATGGACTTACAAGACATTATGGGTATGGCGAGCCCGACAACGGGCAGTTCGACCGTGTGTTTGACGTGGCGTACGTTACGGGTGCGGCGATCGCCATCAAGCGTGAGGTCCTGAATAAGCTTGGGCTATTGGACGCGGGCTATTTCCCCGCCTACTTCGAGGAGGCCGAGTTCTGCGAGCGGGCGAGGCGCTTGGGTTTCAGGGTGGTGTATTTGCCACGGGCGGTAGTCCGCCATTACGAGTCTCACGCGAGCGTAAAGGGCAGCTTCAGCTTCTTCGCTCGTTATCATTGTGGTCGGCTGCGTTACGTGCTGAAGAACTTCACAGCCCGGAGGCTCATTGGCTTCGTGAAAGAGGAGGTTCGCTGGCTTCACAAGGCGGGCTTTCGAGAGCAGGGCAAGCCGTTGATGTTGGCCTATCTCAAGACGCTTTTGAAGCTCCCGATGATACTCTGGGCGAGGCGCCGAGATTGGGTGCCTGAGCGGATCAACCTTCGGATAATAAAAAGCGCGATTAATTTTTCCGAGTCGGCGTTTTACAACCGGCTAGAGGGCTTTTCGCCGATTCTATCGTGGCATGGTTCGAGGGTTCGCGCGGTTTCAGACGAGGGTCGGTTCCGGCTTGCCATGTCGGCGGGCGAAAGGAAACTTTGCCTGAGGGTTGCGGCTAGCGAACAGGCTGGGAAGCCTGTCCTACTGAAGGTCTGGGCAGATAAGAAGCTGCTGGGTGAGGTTGAGGTCGGCGATTACATGCAGAGCTTGAGATTTCAGCTTCCTAAGTCAAATGGCGGGGAATCTCTCGACGGCAGCGAGGTGATCTGGGTCACTTTGAAGCCTGTCGCAGCGTGTGGAAGTCGGGGCAGTGATCGACCCAAAGTTGTCATCAAGAGTGCGTGGGTGGAATAG